In Pseudomonas sp. P5_109, the genomic window GCTGGTGCAGCCTGCGATCTTTTTTCTTTATGAGCGGTACCGCGGACAAACTGACAGCGCCAGGCAAACGGATTGACGCCTTCGCTGCGGGTGAAAATGTGGCAGAAGTGCGCCTGGTCGCAGAAGCCGCATTCGAGGCTGATCTGCGTAAGGCTCATGTCGGTGTACCGGATCAATTGCTTGGCCAGGGCAACGCGCTGCTGGCGAATCCAGTCCTGCGGCGAGAGGCCGGTACTGCACTTGAATGCGCGGGAAAAATGACTGCGCGAGAGGGCGCAGGCCTGTGCCAGTTCAGTGACTTCCAGGCTGTCGCCGAGGCGTTCGAGGATCAGTTGTTTAACCAGCCGCTCGCGGTGCGGGCTGAGGCCGCCGGTGCTTTTCTTTGGCGCAGGCGTGAATGGCGCGGGGGCGGCATTTTGCTGAACGTGAGCCATGGCGAATGTCCGTGTCGGTAGGCTTCATTCTTGGTCCCGAAGGCTCTGGCTTGCGAGTTAATCGTTGTTAATTCCTCGTTCACAGCGGGAAGTCCCGGGTAAAGTCAGACACAATCCTCAACCTCGCGCCTGGCCGACCACACAAGGAACCCGTGCCTATGAACCGTAATGATCTGCGTCGCGTCGACATGAACCTGCTGGTGATTTTCGAAGCCCTGATGTTCGAAAAGAACCTGACCCGCGTTGCCGAAAAACTGTTCATGGGCCAACCGGCGGTGAGCGCCGCGCTGGGGCGTTTGCGCGATCTGTTCGACGATCCGTTGCTGCTGCGCAACGGTCGCGGCATGGAGCCGACGGCGCGGGCACTGGTCATTCTCAAGGAGCTGCAACCGGCGATGGACACCATTTCCGGTGCGGTCAGCCGGGCCAAGGAGTTTGATCCGGCGACCAGTCGCGATGTGTTCCGCATCGGGCTGTCGGACGATGCCGAGTTCGGTTTGTTTCCGCCGTTGCTGCGGCAATTGCAGGAAGAGGCGCCGGGGATTGTCGTGGTCGTGCGGCGGGCCAATTATCTGTTGATGCCGGCGCTGCTGGCGTCGGGGGAGATCTCGGTGGGGGTGAGTTACACCACGGATCTGCCGGCCAATGCCAAGCGCAAGACGCTGCGCGATATTCCCTGCAAGGTGCTGCGCGGCGACACCCGGCCGGGGACGTTGACCCTGGATGAGTACTGCGAGCGGCCTCATGCGATGGTGTCGTTCTCGGGGGACTTGAGCGGCAATATCGATCTGGATCTGGCGAAGGTCGGGCGTAGTCGTCGTGTGGTGTTGGGGGTGCCGCAGTTCAGTGGGTTGCGGGCGTTGCTCGCCGGTACCGAGATGATTGCCACTGTGCCGGATTATGCGGCCTGTGCGTTGGTGGAGGGGTGTGGGTTGCGGGCCGAGGATCCGCCGTTCGAGATCGAGGCGGCGCAGTTGTCGATGGCCTGGAGCGGGGTGCATGACAATGATCCGGCGGAGCGGTGGTTGCGGTCGCGGATTGGTCAGTTCATGTCTTTGGCTTTGGCTGTTTCTTCCTGACTGTGTACATATCCGTTATTTAGGTAACGGCGGCTTATGGTTTCGCCCTTACGGCGAGTCCCTTTTGGCAAACGCCCCAAAAGGAACCAAAAGGTCTCGCCCCTGGCGTACGGCCCCTCGCTGAGGCTCGGGGTTCCTTCGCTCCGGTATTCATCCGGGGGCATCGCCCTCCGGTTGGCTTCGCTGGCACCTACATGCGATGAGTTCGACTGCGTCGAACGGCGCTGCGCGCCAATCCCCGGATGAACACCTCCGCTCAGCCTCCCGAGGGGGCGGGTGGATCAAGATCAAGAGCTGCAGGCGAGCTAACGCTCGGCCTGATGAGTGGTGAAGGGCGTGGGTGTACGTGGCTTTTGCTTTTGCTTTTCTGTGGGAGCGGGCTTGCTCGCGAAGGCGGCCTGACAGCCGACCAATTTCTTTCAGATGTACTCAATCCCTGTAGGAGCTGGCTTGCCAGCGATGGCGGCATTACATCCGACGAAAATCTTCTGGTTCACACCCGCAATGTGGCGAGGGAGCTTGCTCCCGTTGGACAGCGAAGCGGCCCAAAAATCAAGCGATGCGGTCTGTCAGGCAGACTGCGTTGAATGGATTTTCGACTGCTGCGCAGCCGAACGGGAGCAAGCTCCCTCGCCACACAGAATTGCGTAGGACCAAGAACGAGGCTACACCGCCTTGCGTCGTTGTCTACAACTACGCCAGAACCCGCCGGCTTGTGCGTCTTGTACCCGGTCTTTATCGTTTCCCGGTCGCTGCAAATTCAGCGATCGGGTTTGGCAGCCCGGTCAATTTCAAGGCTCGCCAGTGTCACCTTCAGATCAGTCCGATCTGCAATTTGGTGGCTGTGCGTGGGGCACTTCGGTGAACCGGGCGTTGGATAATCTCGATCCGCAGGAATAATCCGGTAGAAGCAACAACCGGTAGCCCTGTGGGATTTGTGTGATTTGCAGACTGCCGGCGTACTCACAAACAGAGCACGTACATTCAATTTTTCCTCCCCCCGTCCCGGCACTATCGAGTCCAGTCCCGGCGCATCGACGCCGGTGGTTTTTCATTTGTGCGGGTAGGCCATGGACGCTTCGCGACGCGATGATCGAGCGCAAGACTGGGGGCTGCTGTTCCTGCGGGTCAGCGGCGGGGCGTTGCTGTTGTGGGTGCACGGTTTGCCCAAGCTGCTGCACTACGCTGCCGAGTTGCAGAACATCGAAGACCCTTTTCACCTGGGCGCGAACCTGACGCTACTGCTGGCGATCTTCGCCGAGGTGGTGTGCCCGCTGCTGATCGTCGCCGGGTTGCTGGTGCGCCTGGCGTGTTTGCCTATTCTGTTCTTGCTGTGGGTGTCGATGTTGGTCGTGCATCCGCAGTGGACGCTCTTTGAAGGCCAGTTCGGCTGGCTGTTGCTGATCGTATTCACCAGCATTTTCATCGCCGGGCCGGGAAGGCTGGCGCTCGATGTCCATTTCGCCGGAGCCTTGCGTCATGTCTGATCTCAATCGCCGTGAGCCGGCCAGTCCCGGGCCTGATGAGGTGGTGACCCTGATCGTCAAGCACCGGGTCAAGGCCGGTTTTGAAGTGCCTTATGAAGCCTGGCTGCGCAACATCGTCAAGGTGGCCGCGCAGAACGTCGGGCACCTGGGGGTGGATGTGGTGCGCGGTAAAAACTCCGGCCTCGACACCTACACCTGCGTGCTGCGTTTTTGCTCGACCGAGGCGATGCAGCGCTGGCTCGATTCGCCGCAACGCCAGGAACTGGTGAGAGAAGCCGCGCCGATGCTGGCCGATGGCGACCAGACCGAGGTCAATCCGCTCAACGAGTTCTGGTTCTCGCCCCAGGCCGAAGCCAGTACGCCACCGCCGCGCTGGAAGCAGGCCGTGGTGACGCTGCTGGTGATCCTGCCGCACACCTTGCTGGTACCGCTGCTCTGGGGTCCGCTGCTTGGGCTCAACAGCTTTCTTTCCAGCTACGTGGTGGCCACGTTCCTGATCACCCTGACCATCGTGCTGTCGGTGGTTTACCTCTTCATGCCCATGGCGACGCGCCTGTTCGCGCCCTGGCTGTCTCCCGCTACTTTGCACGAGGAACCGTGATGAACGCCGATCTGATTCTGTTCAATGGTCAATTCCATACTGTTGATCGCGAAAAACCGCTCGCCAGCGCCGTGGCGATCAGCGACGGGCGTTTTGTCGCGGTCGGCAGCGATGCCGAAGCCATGGCCTTGCGTGGTTCAGGCACACAAGTGATCGATCTCAAGGGGCGTTGCGTGATCCCCGGGCTCAACGACTCGCACTTGCACTTGATTCGCGGCGGCTTGAACTACAACCTCGAACTGCGCTGGGAAGGCGTGCCGTCCCTGGCCGACGCCTTGCGCATGCTCAAGGACCAGGCCGACCGTACGCCGACGCCGCAGTGGGTGCGGGTGGTCGGTGGCTGGAACGAATTCCAGTTCGCCGAAAAGCGCATGCCAACGCTCGCAGAACTCAATCAGGCCGCGCCAGACACCCCGGTGTTCGTGCTGCACCTGTATGACCGTGCCTTGCTCAACCGCGCCGCGTTGCGTGTCGCCGGTTACACCCGTGACACGCCGAACCCGCCGGGTGGCGAGATCGTGCGTGATGCCAAGGGTGAGCCGACCGGCATGCTGGTGGCGCGGCCCAACGCGATGATCTTGTATTCAACGCTGGCCAAGGGGCCGAAGCTGCCGCTGGAGTATCAGGTCAACTCGACCCGTCAGTTCATGCGTGAACTCAATCGCCTGGGCTTGACCAGCGCCATCGATGCCGGCGGCGGTTTCCAGAATTACCCAGACGATTACCAGGTGATCGAACAGTTGGCGAAGGATGAGCAACTGACCGTGCGCATCGCCTACAACCTGTTCACCCAGAAGCCCAAGGAAGAGTTGACCGACTTCAAGAACTGGACCGGCAGCGTGAAGCTGCACCAGGGCGATGATTATCTGCGGCACAACGGCGCCGGGGAAATGCTGGTGTTCTCGGCGGCGGACTTCGAAGACTTTCTCGAACCACGCCCGGACCTGCCGCAAACCATGGAGGCCGAGCTGGAGCCGGTGGTGCGCCACCTGGTCGAGCAACGCTGGCCGTTTCGTTTGCACGCCACCTACAACGAATCCATCAGCCGCATGCTCGACGTGTTCGAGAAGGTCAATCGCGACATTCCATTCAACGGCTTGCCGTGGTTTTTCGACCACGCCGAAACCATCACCCCGCAGAACATCGAGCGGGTGAGGGCGCTGGGCGGCGGCATTGCGATTCAGGATCGCATGGCGTTCCAGGGAGAGTATTTCGTCGAGCGTTACGGCGCGAAAGCCGCCGAAGCCACGCCGCCGATCAAACGCATGCTGGCCGAGGGTGTGCCGGTCGGTGCCGGTACCGACGCCACGCGAGTATCGAGCTACAACCCGTGGACCTCGCTGTACTGGATGGTCAGCGGCCGCACCGTCGGCGGCATGGAGTTGCACGCCGAAGGCCTTTCGCGGCTGACCGCGCTGGAACTGTTCACCCATGGCAGCGCCTGGTTCTCGTCGGAGCAAGGCAAGAAGGGCCAGATCAAGGTCGGGCAACTGGCCGACGTCGCCGCCCTCAGCGCGGATTTCTTCAGCGTCGATGAAGAGGCGATCAAGTGGATCGAGTCGGTGTTGACCGTGGTCGGCGGCAAGGTGGTGTACGGCGCCGGTGATTTCGAGAAGCTTGGGCCAGCCAGCGTGCCGGTGCTGCCGGACTGGTCGCCGGTGGTGAAAGTGCCGGGCCACTGGCGCCCGACGTCGCCGATGCAGGCCCAGGTTCACCACTGCAGCGGGCCGTGCGCGGTGCATTCCCACAGCCATGAACGGGCACGCCTGTCGAACGCGCCGGTCAGCGATTTCGCCGGTTTCTGGGGCGCCTTTGGCTGCTCGTGTTTTGCCTTCTGACGAATTCAAAAAAGCGCCGGCCCAGCAGGGCGGCGCTGACTGCAATAACCATCCATCAAGGAGTTTCCAATGAGCAACGTTCCATACAAACGCCTGAACAAAGACGATGCCGTGGTACTGCTGGTCGACCACCAGACCGGTCTGATCTCGCTGGTGCAGGATTTCACCCCCAACGAGTTCAAGAACAACGTGCTGGCGCTGGGCGACATCGCCAAGTTCTTCAAACTGCCGACCATCCTCACCACCAGTTTCGACAGCGGCCCGAACGGCCCGATCGTGCCGGAGCTCAAGGCGCAGTTCCCGGACGCGCCGTTCATTGCCCGTCCCGGCCAGATCAACGCCTGGGACAACGAAGACTTCGTCAAGGCGATCAAGGCCACCGGTCGCAAGCAACTGATCATCGCCGGTGTGGTGACCGACGTGTGCGTGGCGTTCCCGACCCTGTCGGCCATTGCCGAAGGTTTTGACGTGTTTGTGGTGACCGACGCTTCCGGCACCTTCAACACTACCGTGCAACAAGCGGCCTGGGCACGCATGTCGGCCGCCGGTGCGCAACTGTTGAACTGGTTCTCCGTGGCCTGCGAGCTGCAAGGCGACTGGCGCAACGACATGGAAGGCCTGGCCAACCTGCTGTCGGAACGCCTGCCGAACTATCGCAACCTGATCAACAGCTACACCAAGTTTACTGCCCAATAATCGCAAAACCTGTGGGAGCGGGCTTGCTCGCGAAGGCGTCATGACAGTCAGCATTGATGTTGCCTGGACCACCGCTTTCGCGAGCAAGCCCGCTCCCACAGGGTTTTGTGTGAGCAGTGGATCAGCGGTTCTGCAACCAGCTTAAAAACCCACCTTTCCTGACCACCACCGGTTTGGCCATCAACGCCAACCGGCTGTTCTGCTGGCGCACCGCTTGCAGCTTGTTCAACGCCCGGTCGACTTCCCGTCGTTGCTCCATGCAACTGCGGGTCAGGGATTTGTCGAGGCGGTAGATGATGCTTGAGGTCATGGCGGTGAACCGTGCCTGGGACGGCGTGTCGGCGAGGATGCTTTGTTCGCCCATGACTTCGCTCGGCCCCATGCGTCCCGCTTCGATCTGCATGCTGCCGTCGGGGACAGTAGCGCTCACCACGCCAGTGGCGATGACGAACAGGCTGTCCGGCACTTCATCCAGATCCAGCACCACCTCACCGGCCGCGTATTGCTGCGCCACCATGTTCTGGGCCAGGCGATCACGTTCCTCGGCACTCAGGGAGCGGAAGATTTTCACCTCATCGAGCAAGGCCCGTGCGCGGGTCGACGGCTCGATCACGCCATCGGGCTGCCGGGAGATGCCCGCCGCTTCGAGGTGCCGATGGG contains:
- a CDS encoding helix-turn-helix domain-containing protein → MAHVQQNAAPAPFTPAPKKSTGGLSPHRERLVKQLILERLGDSLEVTELAQACALSRSHFSRAFKCSTGLSPQDWIRQQRVALAKQLIRYTDMSLTQISLECGFCDQAHFCHIFTRSEGVNPFAWRCQFVRGTAHKEKRSQAAPAIF
- a CDS encoding LysR family transcriptional regulator → MNRNDLRRVDMNLLVIFEALMFEKNLTRVAEKLFMGQPAVSAALGRLRDLFDDPLLLRNGRGMEPTARALVILKELQPAMDTISGAVSRAKEFDPATSRDVFRIGLSDDAEFGLFPPLLRQLQEEAPGIVVVVRRANYLLMPALLASGEISVGVSYTTDLPANAKRKTLRDIPCKVLRGDTRPGTLTLDEYCERPHAMVSFSGDLSGNIDLDLAKVGRSRRVVLGVPQFSGLRALLAGTEMIATVPDYAACALVEGCGLRAEDPPFEIEAAQLSMAWSGVHDNDPAERWLRSRIGQFMSLALAVSS
- a CDS encoding DoxX family protein, which codes for MDASRRDDRAQDWGLLFLRVSGGALLLWVHGLPKLLHYAAELQNIEDPFHLGANLTLLLAIFAEVVCPLLIVAGLLVRLACLPILFLLWVSMLVVHPQWTLFEGQFGWLLLIVFTSIFIAGPGRLALDVHFAGALRHV
- a CDS encoding antibiotic biosynthesis monooxygenase, which produces MSDLNRREPASPGPDEVVTLIVKHRVKAGFEVPYEAWLRNIVKVAAQNVGHLGVDVVRGKNSGLDTYTCVLRFCSTEAMQRWLDSPQRQELVREAAPMLADGDQTEVNPLNEFWFSPQAEASTPPPRWKQAVVTLLVILPHTLLVPLLWGPLLGLNSFLSSYVVATFLITLTIVLSVVYLFMPMATRLFAPWLSPATLHEEP
- a CDS encoding amidohydrolase, which produces MNADLILFNGQFHTVDREKPLASAVAISDGRFVAVGSDAEAMALRGSGTQVIDLKGRCVIPGLNDSHLHLIRGGLNYNLELRWEGVPSLADALRMLKDQADRTPTPQWVRVVGGWNEFQFAEKRMPTLAELNQAAPDTPVFVLHLYDRALLNRAALRVAGYTRDTPNPPGGEIVRDAKGEPTGMLVARPNAMILYSTLAKGPKLPLEYQVNSTRQFMRELNRLGLTSAIDAGGGFQNYPDDYQVIEQLAKDEQLTVRIAYNLFTQKPKEELTDFKNWTGSVKLHQGDDYLRHNGAGEMLVFSAADFEDFLEPRPDLPQTMEAELEPVVRHLVEQRWPFRLHATYNESISRMLDVFEKVNRDIPFNGLPWFFDHAETITPQNIERVRALGGGIAIQDRMAFQGEYFVERYGAKAAEATPPIKRMLAEGVPVGAGTDATRVSSYNPWTSLYWMVSGRTVGGMELHAEGLSRLTALELFTHGSAWFSSEQGKKGQIKVGQLADVAALSADFFSVDEEAIKWIESVLTVVGGKVVYGAGDFEKLGPASVPVLPDWSPVVKVPGHWRPTSPMQAQVHHCSGPCAVHSHSHERARLSNAPVSDFAGFWGAFGCSCFAF
- the ycaC gene encoding isochorismate family cysteine hydrolase YcaC, whose protein sequence is MSNVPYKRLNKDDAVVLLVDHQTGLISLVQDFTPNEFKNNVLALGDIAKFFKLPTILTTSFDSGPNGPIVPELKAQFPDAPFIARPGQINAWDNEDFVKAIKATGRKQLIIAGVVTDVCVAFPTLSAIAEGFDVFVVTDASGTFNTTVQQAAWARMSAAGAQLLNWFSVACELQGDWRNDMEGLANLLSERLPNYRNLINSYTKFTAQ